The sequence TTGATGCAGGTGGAAATGAGGTTCCATGCGCCGGGTCTAACCATCCGCCTTTAGGCGGCCAGCTTCCAGCGCCTGCAACGTCACTGCGCAACGTTAAACCTCCCTGGGCAGCGCTAATACGGGGGGACCGCCTCCCTGCACGGCACCCACTGCACACCGCTAAGGTTGAGCCTCCCTGCACAACGCCCACTACACCAGCACTAAGGCTGAGCCTCCTTGCACGGCACCCACTGCACACCGCTATCGCCTTCCTGCGCAACCCACCCGCCCAGCGCTAACGGACGTAGCAGAGGCTATTTGCCGAAAAAAGGCTGGGCAAAAATTTTAACGGACGCCACAGCGGCTATTCACCTTATTTTTACCTGAATACTGCACAGAGTGCTAAAATAAGCGCACATACGACCGTTAAAATTGAAAACCGGGCGTAAAACCCGAAATAGCCTCTGTCACGTCCGTTAGATCGGAAAACCCACTATTACGAAGTTGCAAGCCGGCAAACTTGCCGGGCTTCTTGGCAGTGAAAAATGCCGCAGCAGGTGCAAAAAGCCGCAGCCCATTACGAGCATGCGGCTTTTTGCGCGATACGTCAGCCGGGCAATATTTCATTGCCGGTTTGTCCGCTGTATGCGTGCGCATGGGGGGTCATTCCGTTAATCGTCGTGACGCCGTGGAAATAATGGATATGGCCGCCGCCCACGACCGGAACAGCCGGGCCTGTTACGCCCCTGATCACATGCGTATGCCCGTCGTTCAGCGACGTGACCGTGTAGTAGCTGTGCGTATGCGGCACCCCGGATGGCGCGGCATCCGTCATGCCGGCGTATTCGTGGCTGTGCCCGGCGTCGAACGAAGTAATTCCGGCAAATTCATGCGCATGTACAGGATTTCCGCCCCATGAAGTGATGTACAGTCGGTGCGAATGTTCGCCCTCTCCTTCGTCGCCGGAATGCATCATAAAACCGGTAACAGGAATGTCCATAGATCAATCTCCTTATATGCCGTATTGTTTCATCCTATTCCGGCGCGCCTCGATATGTATGTGCGGATATCCAAAAAAAAATAATTATTGTAAGCGAATACAAGAGGAAATATTCTGACAATTGCCGAACATCGTACATATAAAAAAGTATGAAGGGAAGGCGTATTATCACATTCTAAAATTGGTTTCGGTTTGCTTGTTGGAACATTACTCGAAAAGCGGGTGGATTCCATGAAGCGTAAAAAAATCGTTATCCCCGTCATTTTGCTGGCATTTGTTATCGGCAGCGCAGTTTATGCATCCGGAGAGAGTCGGAACATAAGTCCCGAATCCCTGGAAATTCGTCCGGGCAGTATTGAATGGGCCTTCACCAACAACGGCGTCCGCCCCGAGAAAAAATTGATCGGCATGATAAATGCAACGGAAAAGACGCTTGACGTCGCCATTTTCGCTTTGACCAATCCGGGAATTGTAAAGGCCATCAAAGACGCCAAAAAACGCGGCGTCGCCGTTCGGGTCATTACGGATAAAGGCCAGGCGGAAACCAAAACGCAAGCGCAAGCGCTGAAGCTCTTCCTGCGTGCCGGAATTCCCGTCAAAATCAATACGCATGATGGTTTGATGCATCTGAAAATGGCGATATCCGATGAAAACATCGTTTCAACCGGTTCGTTCAACTATACAAAAGCGGCGGCCAATAAAAACGACGAGATTTTAATGTTTTTGTCCGATCCCGAGGTTGCCCGTTCGTTTAAACTTCAATTTGAAAAAATGTGGGTTGACAAACAACATTTCAGCGACTATCGCTTTTAAAACGGCGAACCTAATCATTTACAGCGATGATATCGCGCAGCCAAACCCAACATGGGCCATCGTCCCCGATTATTTTCAGCTTTTCTGCGACACGGTCGATTTTGCTCGCTTTTCCCGTGATGGTCTTCTTTCCGTATTCCGCAAACAGTGTCAATCTGATTGTCAGCCCGGTTTCCAGCGACTCCGCGATCAGGCGCGAAAACGTCGCGATTTCGTCCGGGTCCAACTCCGGGCGAATTTCTTTGTTTATGTGCAACTGCTGGCTGATGTAGGCTTCCCGATGTTCCGGCAGGATCATGCGGGAAGACTCGAACAAGCCGTTTTTCTGCAGCTTTTTGCTCATTTATAGTGCCCTCCAATTTTTTGCGCTCTGTCTCTTGCCTGGCCTGCCGCCGTTAAGGATATGGCGCGCATGATGGCGGAATTCCCGAATCTTTCTTTGATGGCGTCGGTTGCCCGCTCCAGCCGCCGCTTTTTTTCCCTGTCCGTAAAAAGAAGCAATTGATATTCGCGATCCTCGACGAGTTCCGTCAGGGCGACGGCAATTTTGCGGATGGGCAGACCGTTCCAATGGAGGCGGAAAATTTCGCAGGCCACGGGATACACTTCATCCGTAATATTCGTGGGGTCGGCGATTTTGCGCTGACGGTAAAACCCGAAGGGACGGTCGAAATCAGCTCCCTGGCAGCCGACATTGACGACCCACCCGGCGTAGCCTTTGGCTCGGGAACGTTGGCAGACCAGTTCGGAAAGTTCCAGAATGACGGTCTCGATTTCTTCCAGCGTGGCGTAATCCCGCGGGAGCGTCATTTGCTGGCCGATGCCTTTTTGCGCGTCGTAGGTATGGACGGAAACCGGCGACGAGTCCATGCCGTTTGCGATGCGCCAGATGACTTCTCCGTTCACGCCCCAGCGGTTGGTCAGCGTCTGCAGCGGTTTTTGCGCCAAATCGCCGATGGTGCGAATATGCATGCGCAGCAGATGGCGGGCCATTCTGCTGCCGATCATAAACATGTCTTGAATCGGCAGCGGCCAAAGCAAGGTGGCGATGTCGTTTGGCGGCAGGGTGAAAATGCCGGTCGCATTTTTTTTCGCGAAGTTGTCGCACGCCATTTTGCTCAGCACCTTGTTGGAACTGATTCCGGCCCTTACGTAGATGCCGGTGTCGTTTTTGATTTTGGCCTGAACGCTTGCGGCGATCGCTTCCGCGCTGCCAAACAGCTTCAGGCTGGCCGTCATATCGGCAAATTGTTCATCGATGCTGTAGGGCTCTACAAGATCGGTGTAACTTCGCAAAATTTCCGTGATTTGCAGGGAGACTTTAATGTATTCCGACATGCTGGGCCGGATGACGACAAGTTCCGGGCATTTCTTGAGCGCTTCGCCCAGCCGTTCCGCCGTGGTGACGCCGTATTTTTTGGCGAGCGGGCAGGCGGCGAGCACAATGCCCGTTCGCCGCGCCGGGTCTCCGGCGACAACGACGGGTTTGTCGCGATATTGCGGGTGGGCCGCTTTTTCCACGGAGGCATAAAAAGATTGCGCGTCAAACAGCATGATGACTCGCTCTTGCTTGTTCATTGTTGTCCACCGTCACCATCCAAAGTTACGCAAAGATAAGCGCATAGCAGGTTCTGCACTTCCGCCTTGACGTATCTGCGGACGAAGGACATGCTGCGCCGATATCCCCGGCACAAATATTCGATTTCCACGCCCAGTTCCGTCCGCCGCTGTTCGTACACTTTCAAGCCGCGTTGCCGCAAGAAGCGCCGCGCCTTGGTCAGATCTTTATGCATTTTATCCTGCGCGCTGCGCCAAACCTGAATATGCACCGGGGGCATCTTCAGGGGCGCTTTTTGCAGCACTTTGATTTCGTATTCGATCACGTCCATGCTGAATTGCAGAAGGAGGTATTGTTTCAATTTTTGCAGTTCTTCTTCCGTCTCAAACGGTACGGGACACATCGCAATCATCCCAATCGCCGCATGATATTACGAACGTAAGTTCGCATTTATTATACCAAACAGGTGTTCGTAAAGTCAAACAAAAGCATTTTTTTCATGAACGCAACTCTTTTCCCGAAATGGAGTATAACCTATCGGGTACATATTCAAACGCACAGAATAAGACTGCTATGGAGGTTATTGCGTCATGAAGCTTAAGCGCCTTTTGGTCCTTATCGTTGTAATTACGGTAATCGGCGGTATTTCGGTGTTTGCCGATGATGGTTTCGATACATTTAAAGGGAAAACGGTCAAGATTTTTGTGAACGACCGGGAGGCATCCTCCAACGGCTTGCTAGTTGCCGATAAGAACGGATTGACGAAATCGATGGTGCCGGTGCGCGATATTGCGGATGCGCTGCAGGCTCTTGTGGAATATGACGAAGCCACGCAGTCGATCAACGTGTACAAGCCGAATGTGCAAATGTCGGTCATGTATATGGCCAAGGATTCGGTGCAATTTCTGGGGGACGTAACGCGCGGACAGAAGCTGACCATGTATATTCTGACCTGGATAGACAGCGTCAAGACAAACTTGTCGGCGCTCAAGGTAACGGTGGAAGATCCGTACGGCGGTGAAATATTCAGCGACGTCAAGGAAGTAAACGAGCAATCCGACGACCATTTCTGGTGGGGCAGCAAAAAGATGCCGGTTGAATTCAAATATTCGGGCCCGTATGTGGTGAAACTCTACATGAAGGATAGCAACAGCGATTATACCCTGGTATCGCAGCGGATCATCAAGTCCGTAGCCAAAGATTGAAGCACGCCGCGCTTGGCCGATACGCCCGGTTTGACCCTTGTGCATCGGCATGTTAGGATGGTATGGCATGGAAAATTTTTAAGGGAAACGAGGTTTTTTCATGGGCGAACATCGGCACGACGACGGCTCCGGACACAATCATCAGCACAATCATCAGCATAGCCATCATCATCACGATCATGACTGCGATTGCGATCACGATCATGATGAAGAACCGGTTTTTGTGTTGACGGATGAAGACGGCAATGAACGGGAAATGATTCTGGTTTACACGTTTGAACTGGATGAGCGGATGTATGCTGTTTTGCTGGATAAATATGATATGGAAGCGGACGGCATGATTTTTCGCGTGGAAGATGACGGCGAAGAAGCCGCGCTTGTCAATATTGACGATGACGATGAATGGGAGAGAGTCGTCAAGGTGTACGAGGAAATATCGCAAAGCGAGTAGTTGCGGGCGATTTAGCCGACCGGTCGGCAGAATAGCCGTTTGCGCGTAGCAAAAAGCTTCGGAGCAAATTCCCCGAAGCTTTTTTCCATGTATGCATGAGTTATTTCCGCGGATTGTAGTACATGATTCTGCCGTTAAACAAATGCAATTCCGCAAGCCAGGTTTTGGCCAAATATTTGCATAGTTCGTTGCCTTTTGCTTTGTCCCCATGGGTGCTATTGTCGGGAAGCACGACTTGCACAAAATTCGTTTCCGTCTCGCCATCATGTTTGGTGCCGACGCCAAATATAATGTTTTTATACCGGTCGTTCTTCCCCTTTAAGTAAAACCACTTGCCTTCCGCTTCCGGTTTCGTTTCGATGGTGTAAGGAAATGCAAATTCGCCGTAATCCCAGTTCAACTGATTTCCCGTCAAGGCGAGTTGCTCTTGGTAATGCATTAGTTGTTGTTTCAATTCGTCCAGCGAAACGGATGGAACGGCGGAGCCTTCAACAAAATGGATGGTTGCACTTTGACTCAACTCCTACACCCGCCCTCGTATGGAAAGTTGTATGAAATATCCACCCACCATGATAACACGACGCCATCTGTTTTACAATCGAAAAAGGCTTGGGAAAAGTTTATGCATGTTAAAAAATGGCCGCGCTTTCCACAATTACTTTGACATGTTGCAGCGTTTTATCTTCCGGTCCCTGCACGGGGAGCCCCACTTTCGCATGCTCGCGGATATATTCGATATTGTCGCGGGAGATCACTTCCCCCGGCAACAGAATCGGAATGCCGGGCGGGTAAACGTAAATAAATTCCGCAATGATTCGGCCCTCGGACGCGGCGAACGGAATCGTCTCCGTATCGGCGTAAAAAGCGTCCCGCGGCGACAACGACAAATGGGGGATTTCCGGCACTTTGACGACCACTTCCGCCGCGTTTCCCCGATTCGCGTATGTTTCCGACAATTGCCGCAGCGCCGCGATGAGCGTAGCGATTTTTTGTTCATCGTCGCCCGGAGTGATCAGGCACAGGATGTTGTACATATCGCTTAGTTCGACTTCAATCGCATATTTTTCCCGAAGCAGATTTTCCACTTCATAGCCTGTCAACCCCAGCTTGCGCACGTGCACGGTCAACTTGGTCGGATCGTAATCAAAGGTGGCTTCGCCGCCGAGAATATCTTTGCCGAAGCAATACAAACCCGCCATTTTATTGATTTCGCTACGGGCATATTCGGCCAATTGAATCGCCCGCTCGGCCATTTTCCGGCCGTTTAGCGCCAAATTTTTGCGTGCGCAATCCAACGAAGCAAGCAAAATATAGGACGTGGATGTTGTTGTCAGCATGCTGATAATGGATTGAACATGTTCAGCGTTTATCCGGCCTTTTTTCACGTTCAGAATTGAGCTTTGCGTCAAGGAGCCGCCCAGTTTATGCACGCTGGTGGCGGCCATATCGGCGCCGGCTTGCATGGCGGATAGCGGCAGCGCCTCGTGGAAATGGATGTGGGCCCCGTGAGCCTCGTCCACCAAAACCGGGACGTTATAGCTGTGCGCAGTTTCCACAATCTCTTTCAGATTCGCGCAAATCCCGAAATAAGTAGGATTGATCACCAGCACCGCTTTGGCGTCGGGATGTTTTTCCAGCGCCCGTCTGACCGATCCGGTGGTGATGCCGTGCGCAATCCCCAGATTGCGGTCCATGGCCGGGGAGACGAATACCGGCTTCGCCCCGGCGAAAATAATCGCCGCCATGACAGATTTATGGGCGTTGCGGGGAACAATGATTTTATCGCCCGGCGAACAAACGGACAAAATCATCGTCATGATCGCTCCGCTTGTGCCTTGAACGGAAAAAAATGTATAATCTGCACCAAAGGCGTCTGCCGCGAGCTCCTGCGCTTCTTTGATAACGCCTGAAGGGCGGTGCAGATCGTCCAACGGCGCAATGTTGATCAAATCGATGGAAAGCGCGCGGTCCCCGATAAATTCCCGAAATTCCGGCTCCATTCCCGCTCCTTTTTTGTGGCCGGGAATATGAAATTGCAGCGGATTTTTCTCCGCGTGGCGTTTGAGTGCGGAAAACAACG comes from Bacilli bacterium and encodes:
- a CDS encoding phospholipase D-like domain-containing protein — translated: MKRKKIVIPVILLAFVIGSAVYASGESRNISPESLEIRPGSIEWAFTNNGVRPEKKLIGMINATEKTLDVAIFALTNPGIVKAIKDAKKRGVAVRVITDKGQAETKTQAQALKLFLRAGIPVKINTHDGLMHLKMAISDENIVSTGSFNYTKAAANKNDEILMFLSDPEVARSFKLQFEKMWVDKQHFSDYRF
- a CDS encoding YmaF family protein translates to MDIPVTGFMMHSGDEGEGEHSHRLYITSWGGNPVHAHEFAGITSFDAGHSHEYAGMTDAAPSGVPHTHSYYTVTSLNDGHTHVIRGVTGPAVPVVGGGHIHYFHGVTTINGMTPHAHAYSGQTGNEILPG
- a CDS encoding DUF1885 family protein; this encodes MSQSATIHFVEGSAVPSVSLDELKQQLMHYQEQLALTGNQLNWDYGEFAFPYTIETKPEAEGKWFYLKGKNDRYKNIIFGVGTKHDGETETNFVQVVLPDNSTHGDKAKGNELCKYLAKTWLAELHLFNGRIMYYNPRK
- a CDS encoding DNA polymerase IV, translating into MNKQERVIMLFDAQSFYASVEKAAHPQYRDKPVVVAGDPARRTGIVLAACPLAKKYGVTTAERLGEALKKCPELVVIRPSMSEYIKVSLQITEILRSYTDLVEPYSIDEQFADMTASLKLFGSAEAIAASVQAKIKNDTGIYVRAGISSNKVLSKMACDNFAKKNATGIFTLPPNDIATLLWPLPIQDMFMIGSRMARHLLRMHIRTIGDLAQKPLQTLTNRWGVNGEVIWRIANGMDSSPVSVHTYDAQKGIGQQMTLPRDYATLEEIETVILELSELVCQRSRAKGYAGWVVNVGCQGADFDRPFGFYRQRKIADPTNITDEVYPVACEIFRLHWNGLPIRKIAVALTELVEDREYQLLLFTDREKKRRLERATDAIKERFGNSAIMRAISLTAAGQARDRAQKIGGHYK
- a CDS encoding DUF1292 domain-containing protein, which translates into the protein MGEHRHDDGSGHNHQHNHQHSHHHHDHDCDCDHDHDEEPVFVLTDEDGNEREMILVYTFELDERMYAVLLDKYDMEADGMIFRVEDDGEEAALVNIDDDDEWERVVKVYEEISQSE
- a CDS encoding YolD-like family protein; this translates as MSKKLQKNGLFESSRMILPEHREAYISQQLHINKEIRPELDPDEIATFSRLIAESLETGLTIRLTLFAEYGKKTITGKASKIDRVAEKLKIIGDDGPCWVWLRDIIAVND
- a CDS encoding aminotransferase class I/II-fold pyridoxal phosphate-dependent enzyme is translated as MDHTRTPLFSALKRHAEKNPLQFHIPGHKKGAGMEPEFREFIGDRALSIDLINIAPLDDLHRPSGVIKEAQELAADAFGADYTFFSVQGTSGAIMTMILSVCSPGDKIIVPRNAHKSVMAAIIFAGAKPVFVSPAMDRNLGIAHGITTGSVRRALEKHPDAKAVLVINPTYFGICANLKEIVETAHSYNVPVLVDEAHGAHIHFHEALPLSAMQAGADMAATSVHKLGGSLTQSSILNVKKGRINAEHVQSIISMLTTTSTSYILLASLDCARKNLALNGRKMAERAIQLAEYARSEINKMAGLYCFGKDILGGEATFDYDPTKLTVHVRKLGLTGYEVENLLREKYAIEVELSDMYNILCLITPGDDEQKIATLIAALRQLSETYANRGNAAEVVVKVPEIPHLSLSPRDAFYADTETIPFAASEGRIIAEFIYVYPPGIPILLPGEVISRDNIEYIREHAKVGLPVQGPEDKTLQHVKVIVESAAIF
- a CDS encoding stalk domain-containing protein produces the protein MKLKRLLVLIVVITVIGGISVFADDGFDTFKGKTVKIFVNDREASSNGLLVADKNGLTKSMVPVRDIADALQALVEYDEATQSINVYKPNVQMSVMYMAKDSVQFLGDVTRGQKLTMYILTWIDSVKTNLSALKVTVEDPYGGEIFSDVKEVNEQSDDHFWWGSKKMPVEFKYSGPYVVKLYMKDSNSDYTLVSQRIIKSVAKD